CCCGGAGATATGGGACTTAACCAACAGGAACCATAGCAATAATAATGCTGTTAGAAGTGCTTGGGCAGCCGTTAGTGCTgccacactcaaaataaaattaaccctaaagtcaaggaaatcgccctacttttgtcttcaagacaagctcgccctaaattttagggtcaaaattttctatatttttgattttttttgacgtcatatttctaaattttagggtaattttactaaatttaagggcaaaaatttctaaaaagtaggaaattttcctaaaaaatagaaattaaaaacaaagcaaaaaaacatgttcaatcatgatttttttttgtatatacgtttatattatgtactcctccctatatacatatgcaggcgttgtgtgtcttgtatattgtgaatgttaaaggttatgtatttattattatgtatttgcgcttggatttcttatctaaccaaagccaaatgtggttgtaaatgtggactacgggactgcggaagattgggaatgtagaaattatgattagttaatattttatgttcatgaaaaaaacttacaattttttacttgtccgtcgtgagaatcgaacccgggtctcccgcgcgaggagcgaatggcctacatactgggccattgtagcacttaaacttgctgtggcaaaccgagcaatgtatgtaaagggtgaagcggacaacacatttgaatactaattgcataattttgaccattcgcgttttacttatttacatacgtatatacatatgtatatatttatgctaacgcaatttatattatgtgtagtatatagtaaataactgaatataaacctaattatttttagtttactgcttgccatcaataaaaaaaggaataaaaaaaaagtaaaaaaataaataaaaataaaataaaataaattaaaaaaaataaaataacattaaaaaaaaaagttaaaaaattttgctctgggactcgaacccgcgtcgattcgattgctaaccaagtgctttaacggtctgcgccacgagtacagctggccggcagctgacaagttctggcattgaacattttggtgtgccagagcatgtgaaaacaactatttctattttttagaaaaactttctactttttaggaaatgtttctattatttagggttagcttaattttagggttagggcactcatttttagaaaaggtgttgccaatatattttattattttcgtttgcctttctatttttcagaaaataatttctaattttaagggcattttttctagattttagggtgattttagttcatggtaaccattttctacatttaagaaaaacttcctggatttaaggaaaactttcttgacttaagaaaaatttccttagatttagaaataactttcttgtatttagaaaaaagaaattttaatggcgattttctaaaatttagggttaaatttattttgagtgcacCAACAAGGAAGGTGAGGAATTTTGATATCTATAGAATAGACATCTGcatgaataacaaaaaatacatattcgaaTTGACAATGTTCAAAATGAGTTGGAATGTGTCGGGAAACTGGCTTGAATAAATAACTTTGCTGACGTAAAACTCAGTCGAACCAGAAAAGGTGATGGAAAACGAATCGAGTAAATGAGAACACGAACAACTCAAACGAATttattcgaatccattcgaATTCTTACATGACGTCATAagggcaaaatggaaaatgaaatttgttttgaaatacatatatatttggctttttgtctttttttttaagtataaagCTACCTTTAGTTTTAGCTCGCCACAGAAAGCAACCATGccattatatttaaatcctaagaattcgcggaccaaggagAAGCACAAAAATAGTGTCGTGAAGAGGCAGAAAGGAATGGTTCATTGAGAAAATTAgggtaatactatacattagcggactcacccccgaaattcgcgaaaaaattatcctcgatggaccgcgatttcttaagaatttacgtgctaAAAGAACTTGgtggtcggccatggttcttttgtaatttaatttcaaagcttccggttttgctataaaaaacaagggtgcttttctcatattttcaatcaaagtaattactttttaatgagttcctataaaattaatatattgtttaaatgagttcctatataataatttaattgtttaaataggttcctataaaattttttttttaatttaaatagttttaatgaacacttttccgcaccaccattgaggtaaagttccaggttttttctttaataaccttttatgGCCTATAAATCTCTCTGCTGAAGTATTCCCGAATAGGAAGTATTTGAAAGaagtgcatttaaaaaagaaagtaaaagaAAGACTGCGCCGgaagcgaaaaaaatttaagaaaaaatcgcgcgattttttcttaaatttttctcGCCTGCGgcgctcttttttttgttctgtatTAAACAAATAGTTTTAGCTAAATAAGGGTTGTTGTGTCGctcagaaaaacaaattcaatctttaagTTTGGTTTTAGGTGGAAAAGACTAaaagaaaggttaaaatatataatccttCTTGGACCAcgatttcttctgattatcataataaaaatacacatgtggtcatccatggttatgagagttcttaagaaatcgctgtccatcgaggatcatttttacgcggttgtgaggactagttccctataataccaattactcagatgtttggaattttaaattagtcgtattttgacaaaaaaggaaaagggtacatatatacatatatgatttttatagaaaacgtttaaaaagcatacttgttttttatagcaaacccgggaactttgaaattcaattacaagaggaaccatggccgaccgccaagttctttttgcacgtaaattcttaagaaatcgcggtccatcgaggataattttttcgcgaatttcgggggtcagtccgctaatgtatagtattaccaaAATTAGTTGTTAACCTTTTTTGAGTTATGGACCGCTGTTCCAAAGATTTCGCGaattgattttgattgttttttgaATCGGTTGCTGTTTGCATTCGCAAGAGCCAGTGCATTAGTGCTATGCTTTTTCCTCCATGGACCGCGACTTCTTCAGCACTTTTACCAAGAAGTTTTGTATGTTAAGCCTAGTACTAgggatgtcaaaaatatatatcgatattttatttttcgatattatttgatatttgcatatgggcacttctaccaaaaggtccaccaagtcaaaaacttgaaacttgaaaaaaacatatttctacatgattttgccccgatattagtttctaaatagtttgatcctgagcttaactaaaaatgttgagtatagtttgattatttttctgGCAAACCCCACCATTATAcgcaaaaattagtttttagctatttttttattattttttggacctgtcttcagttggtaatatgtgacattattctgtactgaatgcttaatttacatgttaaactattaagttaaatgcAAAACAGCCAGTAATTAAGGGATAGAGGTACAGAAATACACCTTTAAGAAATAAacgctaagaaaaaatgtcccgagcgacatgtcccaaACGAAtctggttgaaactgcataaaaaaaacggcaacaatttttaagtaaaaccaaaaccatttcaaagcgacatgtttggacaacattctaaaaaaaatggcattcaaatatttcatcaGAATTCACTAAATTCTGTTGTTGAATGAACTTTCCCGAAATCCAATTCTATTTTTGtgccgagcgaatacggcagttttttaacgatatcttaaaaactaaaaatggaacaaaatcaatatttttacacaaaatagagcttgggaagagtaaATAGGAAagcccattattaaaattaaaatcaatttttttacaattttttttaaactctctcatctgtgcacaaaaaaatgaagcgtgttaaaatttatttcggtgaaattaagaaatacaaactaagtgcaaactttgtttgaaaacttttaaaacaagTGGGAATACATCAAATATGTTATCccacttgaaaaacaaacactttTATGTGTggaactaataaaataagaaattatattgtttatacttttctagtgcttttacattaatttaagGGCTAAAGTCCTgatatatcgatgtttttttggcgatatattatatatcatattgatatttttcttaaagaaaatatatcagcgatacgatatttttaaaatatttgacatcccTACCTAGTACTCACCTCAATCAAAAAGGGAACGAAATTTTTTGGACcgaaatgtttattatttcaGGCATATGGAacgtaaaatttatttaaattgtcaaAGTAGGCTGTTtactataataaataatgaacaATAATATTCATCGCCGAAATGCTATTTTAAGGCGTAATGCCGTTATCGTGGCGGCTATAGCCTTCAATGTGGTACAGGAGGAGTCAACTAGATCTCAGCGCCGTAAGCATTGGGTTAATCCGTATTTGCGTCAAAGAGCAGAACGCGGAAGGTATGCCAAAGATGTAAGTATCTTAAATGGTTCGTGTTAATTGTCCATTGATTCCTGTCATACTTAATagtttgaaaatatggtaCAGAACCCGGAAGTCTTCATGGAAAATTTTCATATgagtttaactatttttaacaaGCTCTTAGGACTTCTGGAAATTCATTTGCTGCCAAAGCGGGATACGCGGTCAGACGCAATACCACCAAAAGCTAAATTGGCTATTGTTCTTcagttaaatgtattttaacataatttaaaagaggtataaccaattatttctttattagaTATCTTGCATCTGGGGATATTCAACGACATTTGGGATCAGTTTATCGGGTGAGCAAGCAGCGAATAGGTGTAATTATAGATAACGTGTGTTCTGCTCTTTGTGTGATGTTAAAAAACGAGGTCCCAAGATGGAGTAAGGTCAATATGCAGAGCTATGCGGATAAATACTTCGAAAAGTGGAATTTTCCAAATTGTGTTGGGGCCATTGATGGAAAGCATGTGGCAATAAAAGCACCACACAACTGTGGTAGTGCTTTTTACAACTACAAAGTATGtgaagtatttaaaaatgaaaggttatttaatttttaatttgtcccatttaattttagggtttta
The genomic region above belongs to Drosophila takahashii strain IR98-3 E-12201 chromosome 2L, DtakHiC1v2, whole genome shotgun sequence and contains:
- the LOC138911824 gene encoding putative nuclease HARBI1 isoform X2, with protein sequence MNNNIHRRNAILRRNAVIVAAIAFNVVQEESTRSQRRKHWVNPYLRQRAERGRYAKDNPEVFMENFHMSLTIFNKLLGLLEIHLLPKRDTRSDAIPPKAKLAIVLQYLASGDIQRHLGSVYRVSKQRIGVIIDNVCSALCVMLKNEVPRWSKVNMQSYADKYFEKWNFPNCVGAIDGKHVAIKAPHNCGSAFYNYKGFNSIVMAVCDADYKFTFLEIGAYGSEGDMHVFSHSDFGKAVLADCLEFPEDKPINGVPIPYFLIGDDAFPLCKRIMKPYKGRSLSEEELKFNYRLSRARRCIENAFGILSAKWMAVQRTLLCHPERAQKIVTACCLLQNYMLREDPKEYSNRIDAEVVVVSTPVNRGQAFRGRHLDYPKYMRNTLKDFVNSEAAKLPWE
- the LOC138911824 gene encoding putative nuclease HARBI1 isoform X1 encodes the protein MNNNIHRRNAILRRNAVIVAAIAFNVVQEESTRSQRRKHWVNPYLRQRAERGRYAKDFENMVQNPEVFMENFHMSLTIFNKLLGLLEIHLLPKRDTRSDAIPPKAKLAIVLQYLASGDIQRHLGSVYRVSKQRIGVIIDNVCSALCVMLKNEVPRWSKVNMQSYADKYFEKWNFPNCVGAIDGKHVAIKAPHNCGSAFYNYKGFNSIVMAVCDADYKFTFLEIGAYGSEGDMHVFSHSDFGKAVLADCLEFPEDKPINGVPIPYFLIGDDAFPLCKRIMKPYKGRSLSEEELKFNYRLSRARRCIENAFGILSAKWMAVQRTLLCHPERAQKIVTACCLLQNYMLREDPKEYSNRIDAEVVVVSTPVNRGQAFRGRHLDYPKYMRNTLKDFVNSEAAKLPWE